In one Oryza glaberrima chromosome 2, OglaRS2, whole genome shotgun sequence genomic region, the following are encoded:
- the LOC127761365 gene encoding uncharacterized protein LOC127761365, with protein sequence MGRGRGRGKKLTIVRSHEDKGSGAEEAMPARKRRGRPQKRFADKIDQVDVENFVDNVIDGEEVEGDDVKLKASRLDKNTTASAAGNKRGRQLKESSNLVLEESNSSVRSSSDESTRTNGFRQIGSRRKNKPRRAAEAGLECK encoded by the coding sequence ATGGGTAGAGGAAGAGGCAGAGGAAAGAAGCTAACGATTGTCCGGAGCCATGAAGACAAAGGAAGCGGCGCTGAAGAAGCTATGCCTGCAAGAAAGAGGAGGGGAAGGCCACAAAAGCGCTTCGCCGATAAGATTGATCAAGTAGATGTGGAAAATTTTGTAGACAATGTAATTGATGGCGAAGAAGTAGAAGGTGATGATGTTAAGCTGAAGGCATCAAGGCTAGACAAGAACACCACTGCATCTGCTGCTGGTAACAAGAGAGGCAGGCAGCTGAAAGAAAGCTCCAATCTTGTCCTGGAAGAGAGTAATTCCAGTGTTCGATCAAGCAGTGATGAATCAACTAGGACTAATGGATTCAGGCAGATTGGAAGCCGGCGCAAAAACAAGCCCAGGCGAGCAGCGGAGGCAGGGCTAGAATGCAAGTGA